A region of Moorena producens PAL-8-15-08-1 DNA encodes the following proteins:
- the argS gene encoding arginine--tRNA ligase — protein sequence MKSIVEQLRLQFTQALTAAFGSDVAGVDPMMVPASNPKFGDYQSNVALALSKRLKQPPRAIAESLLQYLDVADICQSPTIAGPGFINLSLKPAYLEERLREIHTDPRLGVAVASAPRRVIVDFSSPNIAKEMHVGHLRSTIIGDSIARILEFRGQNVLRLNHVGDWGTQFGMLITYLREAYPSALTTADALDLGDLVTLYRQAKQRFDADEEFREASRLEVVKLQSGATDSRRAWQLLCDQSRREFQIIYDLLDIKLTERGESFYNPFLPEVVDYLDKSGLLVEDSGAKCVFLEGFTNKDGEPLPLIVQKSDGGYNYATTDLAALRYRTEQDQAQRIIYVTDSGQANHFTQVFQVARRTGILPENVEVVHVPFGLVLGEDGKKLKTRSGETVRLRDLLDEAIARSGADLESRLKQEGREETEEFKEHVAKVVGMSAVKYADLSQNRTSNYIFSFDKMLALQGNTAPYMLYAYVRIQGISRKGEIDFEQLGTDAKILLQEDAELVLGKKLLQLNEVLGEVEKELMPNRLCQYLFELSQKFNQFYDQCPVLKAEEPKRTSRLLLCDLTARTLKLGLSLLGIQVLERM from the coding sequence ATGAAATCCATTGTTGAACAACTTAGACTTCAATTCACTCAAGCCTTAACTGCTGCCTTCGGTTCTGACGTGGCAGGGGTAGATCCAATGATGGTACCTGCCAGCAATCCCAAATTTGGTGACTATCAGTCTAATGTGGCCTTGGCTTTGAGCAAACGTTTGAAACAGCCGCCAAGAGCGATCGCAGAATCTTTGTTGCAGTATCTAGATGTGGCTGATATATGTCAGAGCCCGACTATTGCTGGTCCAGGCTTCATTAATTTGAGCTTAAAACCTGCTTACTTGGAAGAACGGCTAAGGGAGATTCACACTGACCCACGTCTAGGAGTAGCAGTCGCTTCAGCCCCTCGACGGGTCATTGTTGATTTTTCTTCTCCCAATATTGCTAAAGAGATGCATGTGGGACATCTACGTTCAACGATTATTGGGGATTCGATTGCCCGGATCTTAGAATTTCGGGGTCAAAATGTACTGCGCTTGAATCATGTGGGAGATTGGGGCACCCAATTTGGGATGTTGATCACCTATCTCAGGGAAGCTTACCCAAGTGCTTTGACTACAGCTGATGCCCTGGATTTGGGAGATTTAGTCACCCTTTATCGGCAAGCTAAACAACGGTTTGATGCAGATGAGGAATTTCGGGAGGCATCTAGACTCGAAGTTGTTAAACTGCAATCTGGTGCAACGGATAGCCGCCGTGCTTGGCAACTACTGTGTGACCAATCTCGGCGGGAGTTTCAGATTATCTACGATTTGCTGGATATTAAGCTCACCGAAAGGGGAGAATCCTTTTACAATCCTTTCCTGCCAGAGGTTGTGGACTATTTAGACAAGTCTGGCTTGTTAGTAGAAGACTCGGGAGCCAAATGTGTTTTCCTTGAGGGGTTTACAAATAAAGATGGTGAGCCTCTGCCCTTGATTGTGCAAAAATCTGATGGGGGCTATAACTATGCCACCACTGACTTAGCTGCACTCCGCTATCGGACTGAGCAAGACCAGGCTCAAAGGATTATATATGTTACTGATTCCGGACAAGCAAATCATTTTACCCAGGTATTTCAGGTGGCTCGGCGGACTGGTATTCTTCCGGAAAATGTTGAAGTCGTTCATGTTCCCTTTGGTTTGGTTCTGGGTGAAGATGGCAAAAAGCTGAAAACGCGGTCTGGGGAAACAGTGCGGTTGCGGGATTTATTGGATGAAGCGATCGCACGATCTGGTGCTGATTTAGAATCGAGACTGAAGCAAGAAGGTCGGGAGGAAACTGAGGAATTTAAAGAGCATGTTGCCAAAGTCGTAGGCATGAGTGCAGTTAAGTATGCTGACCTTAGTCAAAATCGTACCAGCAACTATATATTCAGCTTTGATAAGATGTTGGCACTCCAGGGCAATACGGCACCATATATGCTTTATGCCTATGTCCGCATTCAGGGCATTAGCCGCAAAGGGGAGATTGATTTTGAGCAACTGGGAACCGATGCCAAAATTTTGTTGCAAGAAGACGCAGAATTGGTGCTAGGGAAGAAGTTATTGCAACTGAATGAGGTTCTTGGTGAAGTTGAGAAAGAATTGATGCCGAATCGCCTTTGTCAGTATTTGTTTGAACTGAGCCAGAAGTTTAATCAATTCTATGACCAATGCCCTGTACTGAAAGCCGAAGAACCCAAGCGGACATCCCGTCTGCTGCTATGTGATTTGACTGCTAGAACTCTGAAACTGGGATTGTCTTTACTGGGAATTCAGGTACTGGAGCGGATGTAG
- the ribBA gene encoding bifunctional 3,4-dihydroxy-2-butanone-4-phosphate synthase/GTP cyclohydrolase II codes for MESTKTDVYKFDSIDDALADLKSGHPVVVVDDENRENEGDLICAAQFATPDMINFMAVEARGLICLAMTGERLDALDLPLMVSNNTDTNQTAFTVSIDAAPHLGVTTGISAEDRARTIQFAINPVAKPSDLRRPGHIFPLRARKGGVLKRAGHTEAGVDLSRLAGLYPAGVICEIQNPDGSMARLPELIEYANKHQLKIISIADLISYRLKHDRFVYRESVAQFPSSFGNFQIYAYRNTLDHSEHVAVVKGDPTQFKDHQVMVRMHSECLTGDALGSLRCDCRMQLQAALKMIENSGEGVVVYLRQEGRGIGLVNKLKAYSLQDMGLDTVEANERLGFPADLRDYGMGAQILNDLGVNKICLITNNPRKIAGLKGYGLEVVGRVPLLIETNDYNSSYLATKAQKLGHLLLQTYLVTVAIHWQDQPQQVTERYERLEKLRSLAHSQNLLLQEESRPVASAVFEKPALMVHLGFDQPELAALDWYQSNQHPYVNAIANILDSVIEWPELRCLEFLVSSGQDPLTSLQVLLDREKFPFTKRPSSVCENLTTQKIYSFDRSME; via the coding sequence GTGGAATCCACGAAAACTGATGTGTATAAGTTTGATAGCATTGATGATGCTCTGGCAGACCTGAAATCAGGTCACCCAGTGGTGGTGGTTGATGATGAAAATCGGGAAAATGAAGGAGACCTAATTTGTGCAGCACAATTTGCTACCCCTGACATGATTAATTTCATGGCAGTGGAAGCACGAGGGTTGATTTGTCTGGCAATGACAGGAGAGCGATTGGATGCTCTAGACCTTCCACTAATGGTGAGTAACAACACAGACACTAACCAGACAGCGTTTACCGTGAGCATTGATGCAGCACCCCACTTAGGGGTGACCACTGGTATCTCGGCTGAAGACCGTGCTCGTACTATCCAGTTTGCGATCAACCCAGTAGCCAAACCCAGTGATTTGCGACGACCTGGTCACATTTTTCCCCTCCGTGCTAGAAAGGGAGGGGTATTGAAACGGGCTGGTCATACGGAAGCAGGGGTTGACTTATCAAGACTGGCAGGTTTATACCCAGCTGGTGTGATCTGTGAAATTCAAAATCCTGATGGCTCCATGGCTCGCTTGCCAGAGTTGATTGAGTATGCCAATAAGCATCAACTCAAAATTATCAGTATTGCTGATTTAATCAGTTACCGCCTCAAACATGACCGCTTTGTTTATCGAGAATCCGTTGCCCAATTCCCCAGTAGTTTTGGGAATTTCCAGATTTACGCTTACCGCAACACCTTAGATCACTCGGAGCATGTTGCCGTTGTAAAAGGAGACCCGACTCAGTTCAAAGATCATCAAGTGATGGTGCGGATGCACTCAGAATGTTTAACTGGAGATGCCTTGGGTTCTCTGCGGTGTGACTGTCGAATGCAACTACAAGCAGCGCTGAAAATGATTGAGAATTCCGGTGAGGGAGTCGTGGTTTATTTGCGGCAAGAAGGCCGAGGGATTGGTTTGGTGAATAAGTTGAAAGCCTATTCCTTGCAAGATATGGGACTGGATACCGTAGAAGCAAATGAACGGTTGGGATTCCCGGCTGACCTGCGAGACTATGGCATGGGAGCACAAATCCTCAATGATTTAGGAGTTAATAAAATTTGCTTGATTACCAATAATCCTCGCAAAATCGCTGGTTTAAAAGGTTATGGATTGGAGGTAGTCGGTCGGGTTCCATTGTTGATTGAAACCAATGACTACAATTCTAGCTATCTGGCAACTAAAGCACAGAAGCTGGGTCATCTGCTGTTGCAGACCTATTTAGTTACGGTAGCAATTCATTGGCAAGACCAGCCTCAACAGGTGACAGAACGTTATGAGCGTTTAGAAAAGCTACGGTCTCTAGCTCATAGCCAGAACTTATTATTGCAGGAGGAGTCACGACCTGTAGCTTCCGCAGTTTTTGAGAAACCTGCTTTAATGGTACACTTAGGCTTTGATCAGCCTGAGCTAGCAGCACTAGATTGGTACCAATCTAATCAGCATCCCTATGTTAATGCGATCGCTAATATTTTAGACAGCGTGATTGAATGGCCTGAGCTAAGATGCTTGGAATTTCTAGTCTCTTCTGGACAGGATCCACTGACAAGTTTACAAGTACTCTTAGACCGAGAAAAGTTCCCTTTCACGAAGCGACCATCTTCAGTGTGTGAGAATTTAACAACTCAGAAAATTTATAGTTTTGATCGCTCCATGGAATAA
- the argC gene encoding N-acetyl-gamma-glutamyl-phosphate reductase codes for MGDLERLPVGIIGASGYGGVQLVRLLMDHPGVDVVYLGGESSAGKGFAELYPHLGHRVNLTIEPIDINTIVSRCQVVFLSLPNGLAHKLAPSLLSKGLKVLDLSADYRFSKLETYKSWYGGERHDQETAATAVYGLPELYRDRISSAELVGCPGCYVTSSLLALAPLLKQGLIIPDTAIIDAKSGTSGGGRKAKTNLLLAEADSSLAPYGVTHHRHTPEIEQICSHLASHEVRVQFTPHLVPMVRGILATVYATLQDPGLVREDLFTIYTAFYRASPFVRVLPSGTYPQTKWACGTNLCYIGVEVDTRTDRVIVMSVIDNLLKGQAGQAVQCLNLMMGWDETLGLPQLSFYP; via the coding sequence ATGGGGGATTTAGAACGCCTGCCAGTAGGCATAATTGGTGCTTCTGGTTATGGTGGCGTACAACTTGTAAGGCTCTTGATGGATCACCCAGGAGTCGATGTAGTTTATTTGGGTGGAGAAAGCAGTGCTGGCAAGGGATTTGCCGAGCTTTACCCTCATCTAGGCCATCGTGTTAATCTAACCATTGAGCCTATTGACATAAATACTATTGTATCCCGTTGTCAGGTAGTGTTTCTGTCATTGCCTAACGGTTTAGCCCATAAGCTAGCACCATCACTGTTATCAAAAGGATTAAAAGTTCTCGATCTCTCAGCTGACTATCGATTTAGTAAACTGGAGACTTATAAAAGCTGGTACGGTGGAGAGCGCCACGACCAAGAAACCGCTGCTACTGCTGTTTATGGTTTACCCGAACTGTATCGCGATCGCATTTCCTCTGCCGAGTTAGTCGGTTGTCCTGGTTGCTACGTCACAAGCAGCCTGCTCGCCCTTGCTCCCCTGCTCAAACAGGGTCTGATTATTCCAGACACTGCTATTATCGATGCTAAATCTGGCACCTCTGGGGGTGGACGCAAGGCAAAAACCAATCTCTTACTAGCAGAAGCTGACAGCTCTCTAGCCCCTTATGGCGTGACCCATCACCGCCATACCCCAGAAATTGAGCAAATTTGCAGTCATTTAGCCAGTCATGAAGTCAGGGTGCAATTTACACCCCACCTCGTTCCCATGGTACGGGGAATCCTAGCTACCGTTTATGCCACATTGCAGGATCCGGGACTAGTCAGGGAAGATTTATTCACCATTTACACAGCCTTCTACCGCGCCTCTCCCTTTGTCCGCGTGTTACCCAGTGGCACCTATCCCCAAACCAAGTGGGCTTGTGGCACTAATCTTTGTTACATAGGGGTAGAAGTCGATACCCGAACTGACCGAGTTATCGTTATGTCAGTCATCGACAACTTGCTCAAAGGTCAAGCTGGTCAAGCTGTACAGTGCTTGAACCTGATGATGGGTTGGGATGAAACCCTAGGCTTGCCTCAACTGAGTTTTTATCCGTAA
- the eno gene encoding phosphopyruvate hydratase, with protein MLTKSETAIAAIDAREILDSRGRPTVEAQVRLVSGAVGIAQVPSGASTGTFEAHELRDNDPRRYGGKGVLKAVSNIKEKLGPELLENDALNQMLLDHKMIRRDGSANKKNMGANAILAISLATAKAAAASKGLPLYRYLGGPLANLLPVPLMNVINGGAHADNNVDFQEFMIVPVGAQSFREALRWGAEVFAALAKVLKEKKLLTGVGDEGGFAPNLGSNKEALDLLIAAIETSGYKPGEQIALAMDVAASEFYKDAQYVYDGASHSPEEFVNYLAELVGQYPIVSIEDGLHEEDWSNWQLLTEKLGSRIQLVGDDLFVTNPTRLQKGIDVGAGNSILIKLNQIGSLTETLETIDLATRNGFRSVISHRSGETEDTTIADLAVATRAGQIKTGSLCRSERVAKYNQLLRIEDELGDRAIYAGTCGMGPLCQG; from the coding sequence ATGTTGACTAAATCAGAAACTGCAATTGCGGCAATTGATGCCAGAGAGATATTAGATTCTCGTGGACGTCCAACAGTAGAAGCCCAAGTGCGCCTTGTTAGCGGTGCCGTGGGAATTGCCCAAGTTCCCAGTGGTGCTTCTACTGGTACTTTTGAAGCCCATGAATTACGAGATAATGATCCCCGTCGCTACGGTGGTAAAGGGGTACTCAAGGCAGTATCGAATATCAAAGAAAAACTCGGCCCGGAGCTATTGGAAAACGATGCTCTCAACCAAATGTTGCTTGACCACAAGATGATTCGTCGGGATGGTTCGGCCAACAAAAAGAATATGGGAGCAAATGCCATCCTAGCGATTTCTCTAGCTACAGCTAAAGCGGCAGCGGCTAGTAAAGGACTACCCCTCTACCGCTACTTAGGTGGACCACTAGCTAATCTACTACCAGTTCCGTTGATGAATGTTATCAACGGTGGTGCTCATGCGGATAATAATGTAGATTTTCAGGAATTCATGATTGTGCCAGTGGGAGCCCAGTCATTTCGAGAGGCTCTGCGCTGGGGAGCTGAGGTTTTTGCCGCCTTGGCTAAGGTATTGAAAGAGAAAAAATTGCTTACCGGTGTGGGAGATGAAGGTGGCTTTGCTCCCAACTTGGGGTCAAATAAAGAAGCCCTAGACTTATTGATTGCCGCTATAGAAACATCTGGGTATAAGCCAGGGGAACAAATCGCTTTAGCCATGGATGTGGCCGCGAGCGAGTTCTACAAAGATGCTCAGTATGTCTATGATGGGGCATCTCACTCCCCAGAGGAGTTTGTTAACTATCTAGCTGAGTTGGTGGGGCAATACCCCATTGTTTCTATTGAAGATGGACTCCACGAAGAGGATTGGAGTAATTGGCAGTTACTTACTGAAAAACTCGGTTCCCGCATTCAGTTAGTGGGTGACGACCTATTTGTTACCAATCCCACCAGGCTACAAAAAGGTATTGATGTCGGTGCGGGTAACTCGATCTTGATTAAGCTCAATCAAATTGGTTCCTTGACCGAAACTCTTGAAACCATTGACTTAGCTACTCGCAACGGTTTCCGTTCTGTGATTAGTCACCGTTCTGGGGAAACTGAAGATACTACCATTGCTGATCTAGCCGTTGCTACTCGTGCCGGTCAAATTAAAACAGGTTCACTGTGCCGTAGTGAACGGGTGGCTAAGTATAACCAGTTGCTGCGGATTGAAGATGAATTAGGCGATCGCGCCATTTATGCTGGAACTTGTGGCATGGGACCCCTGTGTCAGGGTTGA
- a CDS encoding sterol desaturase family protein, translated as MVVTGFIFASFVEYWIHRLMHFSHKIGERHRDHHRRNEGQGVLWEFRDYIKGSLIILCPMFFISWSAGIGWFLGGLIYAAFSAYAHQLQHDNPTKCFWMKMPVHYVHHQYNMWHHNFGLGVDWWDHVFGTYQSVEWLTEEVLNQPERGFIELRWK; from the coding sequence ATGGTAGTGACCGGTTTTATTTTCGCGAGTTTTGTTGAATACTGGATACATCGCTTGATGCATTTTTCCCATAAAATTGGAGAACGTCACCGGGATCATCATCGTCGTAATGAAGGACAAGGGGTACTCTGGGAGTTCCGAGACTATATTAAAGGCTCTTTGATTATCTTATGTCCAATGTTTTTTATTTCTTGGTCAGCGGGAATAGGCTGGTTTTTGGGCGGTCTAATTTATGCAGCTTTTTCCGCTTATGCCCATCAGTTACAGCATGATAATCCCACCAAATGTTTTTGGATGAAAATGCCTGTTCATTATGTTCACCATCAGTATAATATGTGGCACCATAACTTTGGTTTAGGCGTAGACTGGTGGGATCATGTGTTCGGTACTTATCAGTCGGTCGAATGGCTCACTGAAGAAGTATTGAATCAACCGGAACGAGGATTTATAGAACTTAGGTGGAAGTAA
- a CDS encoding ABC exporter membrane fusion protein: MKFNYSDQQRGLWRALLAFAIALPLSIFLVYNFRYSQKSVTRVLPPDSETVVQLNAVAALGFLEPEGEVIHLSGTVLAEGARVAQLLVKQGEQVKPGQIVAILDSHKRLSAALERAKTQVKIAQARLEQVKAGAKAGQINAQRARIENLQAELQGQTAAQQATIEGLEADLKGKTAAQQATIERLKAELRHAQTECDRFERLHIDGAVTASDRDLKCLEKETAHKLVIESEVTFKQIVDSGQEQIKEAQANLQRTINTIQQQQTEAKATLNQIAEVRAVDVVLAQAELEDAMVGVQQAQAELDLAYVRSPRTGQILKIHTWPGEIVSDQGIVELGRTEQMYVKAEVYETDISKVRLGQRSTITSDGFPGELNGIVDQIGLQIGKKEVFSTNPVVDVDARVVEVKIRLNSEDNHKVAGLTNLQVKVVIDTSN; this comes from the coding sequence ATGAAATTCAATTATTCTGATCAACAAAGAGGTTTGTGGCGTGCCTTGCTAGCATTTGCGATCGCTTTGCCCTTGAGCATATTCTTGGTCTACAACTTCCGATATTCTCAGAAAAGTGTTACAAGGGTTTTGCCTCCGGATTCAGAAACTGTAGTACAGCTCAATGCTGTTGCTGCCTTAGGGTTTTTAGAACCTGAAGGAGAAGTTATTCATCTGTCGGGCACTGTTTTAGCAGAAGGTGCGCGGGTTGCTCAACTACTTGTAAAACAGGGAGAGCAAGTAAAACCAGGGCAAATAGTTGCGATTCTCGATAGCCATAAGCGCCTCTCAGCAGCCCTAGAAAGAGCCAAGACACAAGTAAAAATTGCCCAAGCTCGTCTGGAACAAGTGAAAGCGGGAGCCAAAGCAGGGCAGATTAATGCCCAGAGGGCAAGAATTGAAAATTTACAAGCAGAACTACAGGGTCAAACCGCAGCTCAACAAGCAACCATCGAGGGTTTAGAAGCTGATTTAAAAGGGAAAACAGCAGCTCAACAAGCAACCATCGAGCGTTTAAAAGCGGAGTTGCGTCATGCTCAAACTGAATGCGATCGCTTTGAAAGATTACATATTGATGGTGCGGTAACCGCTTCCGACCGTGACCTAAAGTGCTTAGAAAAGGAAACAGCTCACAAGCTTGTCATTGAATCAGAAGTTACCTTTAAGCAGATTGTAGATAGTGGTCAAGAACAAATCAAAGAAGCTCAAGCCAATCTCCAGAGAACGATCAACACTATTCAACAGCAGCAGACTGAAGCTAAAGCGACCCTCAACCAAATTGCAGAAGTTCGTGCTGTAGACGTAGTGCTTGCCCAAGCTGAACTAGAAGATGCGATGGTTGGGGTTCAACAGGCTCAGGCAGAGCTAGACTTAGCCTATGTGCGATCTCCAAGAACCGGTCAGATTCTGAAAATTCACACTTGGCCGGGAGAAATTGTCAGTGATCAGGGAATTGTTGAACTGGGTCGAACCGAGCAGATGTATGTGAAAGCAGAAGTTTATGAAACGGATATCAGTAAAGTTCGTCTGGGTCAGCGCTCAACAATTACTAGCGATGGTTTTCCAGGGGAATTAAACGGTATTGTAGATCAGATTGGTTTGCAAATTGGTAAAAAAGAGGTGTTTAGTACTAACCCTGTAGTTGACGTGGATGCTAGAGTTGTAGAGGTTAAAATTCGCCTTAACTCAGAAGATAATCATAAAGTTGCAGGCTTAACGAACTTACAGGTTAAGGTGGTGATTGATACTTCCAACTAA
- a CDS encoding NAD-dependent epimerase/dehydratase family protein: MKAFVTGANGFTGSHLVKELQQQGYLVKGLVRKSSNLSRLANCDLELVYGDITNKQVLQEGIADVDTVFHTAAYVDLGLVNEAEMERVNVEGTRAVLEVAQAAGVSKMVYCSTIGVFGDTQGQVVDETFDRTQQDFSSAYDRTKYQAQQLVDQYFQQGLPVVSIMPSGILGVDDPHFGPVIQLFLKRRLKLWPGGDRITGIVHVDDLVNGMILAPEKGRPGEHYIISAGDLTTREMFKIFSQKTGIPIPAEPPEPVVRLVGSLLDPIGNLFAWNPPISGERVHYIYDRCVRVKATKAGQELGWQPRSISETLGELVRSQDN, translated from the coding sequence ATGAAAGCATTTGTAACAGGAGCAAATGGATTTACCGGCTCTCATTTGGTAAAAGAATTACAGCAACAAGGTTATCTTGTCAAGGGTTTAGTGCGTAAATCCAGTAATTTATCCCGCCTCGCCAACTGCGATCTAGAGCTAGTGTATGGTGATATTACCAACAAGCAGGTTTTACAAGAAGGGATCGCCGATGTAGATACAGTATTCCACACAGCGGCTTATGTAGACTTGGGATTAGTCAATGAAGCGGAGATGGAACGGGTAAATGTAGAAGGAACCCGCGCTGTATTAGAAGTAGCCCAAGCTGCTGGGGTCTCGAAAATGGTCTATTGCAGCACCATTGGCGTTTTTGGAGATACCCAAGGTCAGGTGGTGGATGAAACCTTTGACAGAACTCAACAGGACTTTTCTTCTGCCTACGATCGCACGAAATACCAAGCTCAACAGTTGGTCGATCAATATTTCCAGCAAGGTTTACCCGTTGTTAGTATCATGCCTTCTGGTATCTTAGGCGTTGATGACCCCCATTTTGGACCGGTAATTCAGCTATTTCTCAAAAGGCGATTGAAGTTGTGGCCAGGAGGCGATCGCATTACGGGCATAGTTCATGTAGATGACCTAGTCAATGGCATGATTCTTGCCCCAGAAAAAGGTAGACCAGGAGAGCACTATATAATATCCGCTGGGGATCTAACAACCCGGGAAATGTTTAAAATTTTCTCTCAAAAGACTGGTATTCCCATTCCCGCTGAACCTCCAGAACCTGTAGTGAGGCTAGTAGGTAGCCTACTGGACCCCATCGGCAATTTATTTGCTTGGAATCCCCCCATTAGTGGAGAGCGCGTTCACTACATTTATGATCGCTGTGTTCGAGTTAAAGCCACCAAAGCAGGGCAAGAACTGGGTTGGCAACCTCGCTCTATATCGGAAACATTAGGAGAACTAGTCAGATCTCAAGACAATTAA
- a CDS encoding aminotransferase class I/II-fold pyridoxal phosphate-dependent enzyme, translated as MKVVQEYMQGLYNHGIYPDQYICYQKQGNLVEIEQEATGIRHKVLTFCTNDILGLVQSEAVKQAAIDAILHYGTSNSSCPTLSGRIELHRQLEQEISAFKGLPHTHLFVNAWMAIQALIDGFCHLAAPVPGFSNTRETLILTDVLNHGCIVSALVNAKNLSGKVVNHSTNVRVKPYRHCDGADLARKLRRYAQPNDRIMVISDAVFSMEGDIAPLPEMLDLLENYPGSVIVMDEAHGSGALGASGGGIYDHFGITPQEVLDRGIVPIIMTTFSKFGASAGAAISSHSRELIDLLDVCPTSIGTISLPAPTTAAALEAIRQVRQNPQLVQKLQSNTRYLRSLLAKNEFTTMGETQVIPVFLPPELNPKLFASHLIENHGIWVSPIWYRAKPRLRITANALHTQEELEHLVAGMVATRNALYQPKNIAI; from the coding sequence ATGAAAGTTGTCCAAGAGTATATGCAGGGTCTTTACAACCATGGTATATATCCCGACCAATATATTTGTTACCAAAAACAAGGAAATCTAGTTGAAATAGAACAAGAAGCTACGGGCATTCGCCATAAGGTTCTTACCTTTTGCACTAACGATATTTTAGGTTTAGTACAATCAGAAGCCGTCAAGCAAGCAGCGATCGATGCCATTCTCCATTACGGTACCTCTAATAGTTCTTGTCCTACCTTGAGCGGTCGTATTGAACTACATCGTCAGCTAGAACAAGAAATTTCTGCTTTTAAGGGCTTGCCCCATACCCATCTATTTGTCAATGCTTGGATGGCAATCCAGGCTTTAATTGATGGTTTCTGTCACTTGGCAGCACCAGTGCCTGGTTTTAGCAATACCAGAGAAACCTTGATTCTGACAGATGTCCTCAACCACGGTTGCATCGTCTCCGCTTTAGTCAATGCTAAAAACCTTTCCGGTAAAGTTGTTAACCATAGTACCAATGTTCGAGTCAAACCTTATCGCCACTGCGATGGGGCTGATTTAGCTCGTAAGTTACGACGTTATGCCCAGCCCAACGATAGGATTATGGTAATTTCTGATGCAGTCTTCTCTATGGAAGGGGATATTGCACCCTTGCCAGAGATGCTCGACCTGTTGGAAAATTACCCTGGCAGCGTGATAGTAATGGATGAAGCCCATGGTAGTGGGGCACTTGGAGCTAGTGGAGGAGGAATCTACGACCACTTCGGCATTACCCCCCAGGAAGTACTTGACCGGGGAATAGTACCAATAATAATGACCACCTTCTCCAAATTTGGCGCTTCAGCAGGGGCAGCAATTAGCAGCCATTCTCGTGAATTAATTGACCTATTGGATGTTTGTCCGACTTCCATCGGTACTATTTCTCTCCCCGCGCCAACCACTGCTGCTGCTTTAGAAGCTATCCGTCAAGTTAGGCAAAACCCGCAGTTAGTGCAAAAGCTTCAATCAAATACTCGTTATCTGCGATCGCTCTTGGCAAAGAATGAATTTACTACTATGGGAGAAACCCAGGTCATTCCAGTATTTTTACCTCCAGAACTCAATCCCAAGCTTTTTGCCTCTCACCTAATCGAAAACCACGGCATTTGGGTATCCCCAATTTGGTATAGAGCCAAACCCCGCCTCCGCATTACTGCCAACGCTCTTCATACCCAGGAGGAACTTGAGCATCTTGTCGCAGGGATGGTAGCAACAAGGAATGCTTTATATCAGCCTAAAAATATAGCAATATAG